One region of Psychrobacter sp. DAB_AL43B genomic DNA includes:
- a CDS encoding 3-deoxy-7-phosphoheptulonate synthase encodes MTTPATHNADIDDVNIEKFIPLITPNELKTELPLSEQAYHTVLKGRHTIQDILDGKDKRLFVVIGPCSIHDIKAAHEYADRLAILAKEIEDSVFVVMRVYFEKPRTTVGWKGMINDPDMNDSFDIEKGLRTARKLLLDLNEKGLPCATEALDPNTPQYMQDLISWSAIGARTTESQTHREMSSGLSCPVGFKNGTDGGMTVAVNAMQAVKAGHSFLGLSSDGKVSIIKSKGNPYAHVVLRGGSGKPNYDETAVAQVEDALAKGKTSSKIMIDSSHANSGKDPYLQPMVIQNVAEQIKNGNKSIIGMMIESHLKGGRQELTADLDALEYGMSITDGCLDWDSTVTALHDLRDMVKDVLPNR; translated from the coding sequence ATGACAACACCAGCTACCCACAATGCAGATATTGACGACGTGAATATTGAAAAATTTATTCCTTTAATCACACCTAATGAACTAAAAACTGAGCTGCCTTTATCAGAACAAGCCTATCACACAGTGCTAAAAGGTCGCCATACTATCCAAGATATCTTAGATGGTAAAGACAAGCGCTTATTCGTTGTGATTGGCCCCTGCTCTATTCACGATATCAAAGCCGCCCACGAATATGCCGATCGTTTAGCCATATTGGCAAAAGAGATCGAAGATAGCGTATTCGTTGTGATGCGTGTCTATTTTGAAAAGCCACGAACGACCGTCGGCTGGAAAGGCATGATTAACGACCCTGATATGAATGACAGCTTTGATATCGAAAAAGGTCTGCGTACTGCTCGTAAGCTACTGCTTGATTTAAATGAGAAAGGTCTACCTTGTGCCACAGAAGCCCTTGATCCGAACACGCCGCAGTACATGCAGGATTTGATCAGTTGGTCAGCGATTGGCGCACGTACTACTGAGAGCCAAACGCACCGCGAGATGAGCTCAGGCTTATCATGTCCAGTTGGTTTTAAGAATGGTACCGATGGCGGCATGACGGTCGCAGTCAACGCTATGCAAGCCGTAAAAGCCGGTCATAGCTTCCTCGGTTTATCATCTGATGGCAAAGTGTCTATCATCAAGTCTAAAGGCAACCCATACGCGCACGTGGTATTACGCGGTGGTAGCGGCAAGCCTAACTATGATGAAACGGCTGTCGCTCAAGTAGAAGATGCGCTCGCTAAAGGCAAAACCAGTAGCAAGATTATGATTGACTCAAGTCATGCCAACTCAGGTAAAGACCCTTACTTACAACCGATGGTTATCCAAAACGTCGCAGAGCAAATTAAAAACGGTAATAAATCTATTATTGGTATGATGATTGAGAGTCACTTAAAGGGTGGTCGTCAAGAGTTGACCGCTGATTTAGATGCACTCGAATACGGCATGTCTATTACTGATGGTTGTCTCGATTGGGACAGCACAGTTACAGCGCTACACGATTTACGCGATATGGTAAAAGATGTATTGCCTAACCGTTAA
- the lpxB gene encoding lipid-A-disaccharide synthase, with protein MTDSATPHQYPDLTAQLDTYHEGADVTATPLVIGIVAGEVSGDSLGADFMQQMNNLRDDIIWVGVGGTKMQAQGLQSIFPLSRLAVMGLVEVIAQLPDLLKARRELLAAFKTADIDWFIGIDAPDFNLRVAKKLKPQGVFCVQYVSPSIWAWRESRIHNIKAATNLVLCLFPFELPVYERYNHPAICVGHPLMRTIDQTLLETPINQRRSELVWHNDGLQQFFIDRFDEVSQLICVMPGSRRGEITAILPLMLDGIQKLILLDPKLCFIIPTVDQNHQYIVQDVIDRRSEQLRAAIVVVYDDSQPTFSQQAMAASDIVMLASGTATLEAMLLERPMVIIYQLNQLTYQIAKRLVKVPYVGLPNILADTEIVPELIQEQASGDNICRTVMRLLQPRAYAEQLKALVDTKHLLQQQSNHDPANSVIEQWFIQNNPQKIHSSQ; from the coding sequence ATGACAGATTCTGCTACGCCTCACCAATACCCTGATTTAACTGCCCAGCTTGACACTTATCATGAGGGGGCTGATGTAACGGCCACGCCACTAGTGATAGGGATTGTCGCCGGTGAAGTATCAGGTGATAGTCTGGGCGCAGATTTTATGCAGCAGATGAATAACTTACGTGATGATATCATTTGGGTCGGCGTTGGCGGTACAAAAATGCAAGCGCAAGGGCTACAAAGTATTTTTCCATTGTCCCGTTTGGCGGTGATGGGTTTGGTGGAAGTGATCGCCCAATTGCCTGACTTACTTAAGGCGCGCCGCGAACTTTTGGCTGCTTTTAAAACAGCGGATATCGATTGGTTTATCGGTATTGATGCGCCTGATTTTAATCTGAGAGTTGCCAAAAAGTTAAAGCCTCAAGGCGTGTTCTGCGTGCAGTATGTCAGTCCTTCCATTTGGGCATGGCGCGAATCGCGTATCCATAATATTAAGGCGGCGACCAATTTAGTGCTGTGTCTGTTTCCGTTTGAGCTGCCAGTATATGAGCGTTACAACCATCCGGCGATATGCGTCGGTCATCCGCTAATGCGCACCATTGATCAAACCTTGTTAGAGACGCCAATCAATCAGCGGCGTAGTGAGCTGGTCTGGCACAATGATGGTTTGCAGCAGTTCTTTATTGATCGCTTTGATGAAGTCAGCCAGCTTATTTGTGTGATGCCAGGCTCTCGACGTGGTGAAATAACGGCTATTTTGCCACTGATGCTTGATGGCATTCAAAAGTTGATTTTATTAGACCCAAAGTTGTGCTTTATCATTCCAACTGTTGATCAAAACCATCAATATATCGTCCAAGATGTCATTGATCGGCGCTCAGAACAGCTGCGAGCGGCTATTGTTGTGGTTTATGATGATAGCCAACCCACTTTTAGTCAGCAAGCCATGGCAGCCTCGGATATTGTGATGCTGGCATCGGGTACAGCAACCCTTGAAGCGATGCTCCTTGAGCGCCCGATGGTTATTATTTATCAATTAAACCAGCTGACTTATCAGATTGCTAAACGTCTGGTCAAAGTGCCTTATGTGGGTTTGCCGAATATTTTAGCGGATACTGAGATTGTACCTGAGCTGATACAAGAGCAGGCGAGTGGCGATAATATCTGTCGTACCGTGATGCGTCTATTGCAACCACGCGCTTATGCTGAGCAATTAAAAGCGCTCGTTGATACCAAGCATTTGTTACAGCAGCAGAGCAATCATGATCCTGCTAATAGCGTGATTGAGCAATGGTTTATTCAGAACAACCCTCAAAAAATCCACTCGTCTCAATGA
- a CDS encoding ribonuclease HII produces the protein MYRTENHIVQIESTIEKIDIKGQYIQLAEPIRLSAQLNIAELLTQYPINTTQDLQQSALQIGVDEAGRGPLLGSVNVAAAILPRAWSGLIEMQPLKGTPLSILTDSKQLSEKKRDMLYPLVQQHAIGYVIADIPAAVIDQVNILQATMLGMRVCTEMLLETLARHLSDMAKGTSYQLHAEVLFDGNRCPDLNYASLNQLGIAESAVDCQAWVKGDARHTSIAAASILAKVSRDKAMYALDAEHPEYGIAKHKGYPTRAHMEAIENYGVLSAHRRSFAPVRKALESQH, from the coding sequence ATGTACCGCACAGAAAACCATATTGTTCAGATTGAAAGTACTATTGAAAAAATTGATATTAAAGGTCAATACATCCAACTGGCTGAACCGATCCGTTTGTCTGCTCAACTTAATATCGCTGAGTTACTCACTCAATATCCGATAAATACAACGCAGGACTTGCAACAATCAGCGTTACAGATTGGCGTTGATGAAGCAGGGCGTGGACCACTATTGGGTAGCGTTAATGTCGCTGCTGCGATATTACCACGCGCTTGGTCAGGACTGATTGAGATGCAACCGTTAAAAGGTACACCCTTATCGATACTGACGGACTCCAAGCAACTGAGCGAAAAGAAGCGTGATATGCTTTATCCGTTGGTTCAGCAGCATGCAATTGGTTATGTCATCGCTGATATCCCAGCAGCAGTCATCGATCAGGTGAATATCTTACAAGCCACCATGCTTGGTATGCGTGTATGTACTGAGATGCTCTTAGAAACGCTTGCTCGTCACCTAAGTGATATGGCAAAAGGCACGTCTTATCAGCTGCACGCCGAGGTCTTATTCGATGGTAATCGCTGTCCTGATTTAAACTATGCAAGCCTTAATCAGTTAGGCATAGCAGAATCAGCGGTTGACTGCCAAGCTTGGGTAAAAGGGGATGCCCGTCATACTAGTATCGCGGCGGCAAGTATCTTGGCAAAAGTCAGCCGTGATAAAGCCATGTATGCGCTTGATGCTGAACATCCTGAATATGGCATTGCCAAACATAAAGGCTATCCAACGCGCGCCCACATGGAAGCGATTGAAAATTACGGGGTGTTATCAGCGCATAGACGTAGTTTTGCACCAGTCAGAAAAGCACTTGAAAGCCAGCATTAA
- a CDS encoding DUF924 family protein, with translation MSLSTDYSTSKSQTNLSSLTSNKIDLTHLNPDARDVLEFWFDKDNEQYWFAENEKFDQQINAKFGKIWQIAKQGECVTWRMAESLTDCNSSITALAGRVAEIIVLDQFSRNLCRGRACAFAQDGMAMVLAQEAIQQPHFNTLPMEWRTFTIMPFMHSESAMIHERYLPLFEQLNDAITLDIEHSHKNIIDQFGRYPHRNDALDRESTDEEEAFLQQPNSSF, from the coding sequence ATGTCACTCTCAACCGATTATTCTACCTCAAAGAGCCAAACCAACTTAAGCTCTCTTACGTCAAATAAGATTGATTTGACTCATCTTAATCCTGATGCCCGTGATGTTTTAGAGTTTTGGTTTGACAAAGACAATGAGCAATATTGGTTTGCAGAAAATGAGAAATTTGATCAGCAAATAAATGCGAAATTTGGCAAGATTTGGCAGATAGCAAAACAAGGTGAATGCGTGACTTGGCGAATGGCAGAATCATTAACGGATTGCAACAGCTCAATCACGGCTTTGGCTGGACGAGTGGCAGAAATTATTGTCTTAGATCAATTTTCACGCAATCTGTGCCGCGGACGGGCATGTGCTTTTGCACAAGACGGCATGGCAATGGTATTGGCACAAGAAGCCATTCAGCAACCACATTTTAATACCTTACCTATGGAGTGGCGCACATTTACCATCATGCCGTTTATGCATTCTGAATCGGCAATGATCCATGAGCGCTATCTGCCACTATTTGAACAGTTGAACGATGCCATCACCTTAGACATCGAACATAGCCATAAAAACATTATCGATCAGTTTGGTCGTTATCCGCATCGCAATGACGCACTAGACCGCGAGTCAACTGACGAAGAAGAAGCTTTCTTGCAGCAGCCGAACTCGTCATTTTAA
- a CDS encoding carboxynorspermidine decarboxylase, with product MNAKNPVLTTNLSLPPTPYYLLDETAIVANMQIIARLCELSGAKALLALKCFATWGVFDIMQPYLHGTTSSSLNEVRLGYETFGKGRDSENKKETHAYSVAYSADEIPEVLEYADKIIFNSISQLNAFKGQAAAQNIPVGLRLNPKTSNSSFIIADPARPFSRLGEHDKDSIATVLKDITGVMIHNNCENDSFDAFSESLADIEVKFGDILQQLEWVSLGGGIHFIAPNYPLEQLAQRLKIFSKTYGVQVYLEPGEASIHGAGTLVTTVLDTMYNEKNLVVVDSSIEAHMLDLLIYRESAPIVAVNSDAINIAPLDIDPTNIAPISENAESADNTIIYGRSCLAGDIFGEYALPNTLKVGDTVTFGNAAGYTMVKKNWFNGVNMPAIVIRRLDGSIDVQREFDYQDYKASLS from the coding sequence ATGAACGCAAAAAATCCGGTGCTAACCACCAACTTATCTTTACCGCCAACGCCATATTACTTACTTGATGAAACGGCGATTGTCGCCAATATGCAGATTATAGCCCGTTTATGCGAGCTATCTGGCGCAAAGGCGTTATTAGCGCTGAAATGTTTTGCCACCTGGGGCGTATTCGATATTATGCAGCCGTATTTGCATGGTACGACTTCATCGTCACTTAATGAAGTAAGGCTAGGATATGAGACTTTTGGCAAGGGTAGGGATAGTGAGAATAAAAAAGAAACCCATGCTTATAGCGTGGCGTATAGCGCGGATGAAATCCCTGAAGTGCTAGAGTATGCCGATAAAATTATCTTTAACTCTATTTCACAATTAAATGCTTTTAAGGGTCAAGCTGCTGCGCAAAACATTCCAGTAGGGCTGCGATTAAATCCTAAAACTAGCAACTCATCGTTTATTATTGCTGATCCTGCGCGTCCGTTTAGCCGACTTGGCGAACACGATAAAGACAGCATTGCCACAGTTCTAAAAGATATTACTGGTGTCATGATTCATAACAACTGTGAAAACGACAGCTTTGACGCTTTTAGTGAAAGCTTGGCCGATATTGAAGTTAAGTTTGGTGATATTTTACAACAGCTAGAGTGGGTAAGCTTGGGCGGTGGTATTCACTTTATTGCGCCTAATTATCCGCTTGAACAGCTTGCCCAGCGTCTAAAAATCTTTAGCAAAACTTATGGTGTGCAAGTGTATCTAGAACCGGGTGAAGCTAGTATTCATGGCGCTGGCACCTTGGTTACGACCGTTTTAGATACCATGTATAACGAGAAGAACCTAGTGGTAGTGGATTCATCCATTGAAGCGCACATGCTTGATTTGCTGATTTACCGTGAGTCAGCACCGATAGTGGCTGTTAATAGTGATGCAATTAATATTGCGCCTCTTGATATTGACCCGACTAATATTGCACCAATAAGCGAAAACGCCGAATCAGCTGATAATACTATTATTTATGGTCGTTCTTGTTTAGCAGGTGATATCTTTGGTGAATATGCGTTGCCAAATACCTTGAAAGTGGGTGATACCGTTACTTTTGGTAATGCAGCTGGTTATACCATGGTTAAAAAGAACTGGTTTAACGGCGTTAATATGCCAGCGATTGTCATTCGTCGCCTTGATGGCAGTATCGATGTGCAGCGTGAGTTTGATTATCAAGATTATAAGGCGAGTTTGTCTTAA
- a CDS encoding saccharopine dehydrogenase family protein, producing the protein MTTQQNTSAKKDVLIIGAGGVAQVVAHKCAMHNDVLGEIHIASRTKDKCDAIAQSVVEKGSFKQPATLHTHQIDALDIQALIALIKETGIQIVINVGSPFLNMSVLEACIETGVAYIDTAIHEDPRKICETPPWYDNYEWKRKQRCADNNITAILGAGFDPGMVNAYARLGYDMMDKGSVTDIDIIDINAGSHGKYFATNFDPEINFREFTGTVYSWQDSKWQSNKMFEVKRTDDLPVVGVQNSYLSGHDEIHSLSANLDVPNIRFWMGFGEHYINVFTVLQSLGLLSEQPVTTAEGLEVIPLKVVKAVLPDPSSLAPNYTGKTCIGDKVKGKKDGVDSEVFIYNISDHKEAYEAMGSQGISYTAGVPPVAAAMLVATGEWDAGKMVNVEELDAKPFINLLNKIGLPTRIKDSEGDRLLSFDI; encoded by the coding sequence TTGACTACACAACAAAATACATCAGCTAAAAAAGACGTACTCATCATCGGTGCCGGCGGCGTTGCTCAAGTCGTTGCGCATAAATGCGCGATGCATAACGACGTACTTGGCGAAATTCATATTGCTTCACGCACAAAAGATAAATGTGATGCTATTGCTCAAAGTGTCGTGGAAAAAGGTAGCTTTAAGCAGCCAGCTACCTTACATACGCACCAAATCGACGCGCTAGATATTCAAGCACTTATCGCGCTCATCAAAGAAACGGGCATCCAAATCGTCATTAATGTCGGTTCACCTTTTCTTAATATGAGCGTACTAGAAGCTTGTATTGAGACAGGCGTTGCTTATATTGATACCGCGATTCATGAAGACCCACGCAAGATTTGTGAGACCCCGCCATGGTATGACAACTATGAGTGGAAGCGTAAACAGCGCTGTGCGGATAACAACATCACTGCTATCTTAGGTGCAGGCTTCGATCCCGGTATGGTTAATGCGTATGCCAGACTTGGCTATGACATGATGGATAAGGGTTCAGTAACCGATATTGATATTATTGATATTAATGCTGGCAGCCACGGCAAATACTTCGCCACTAACTTCGACCCTGAAATTAATTTCCGTGAATTTACCGGTACGGTCTATTCATGGCAAGATAGCAAATGGCAGTCGAACAAAATGTTCGAAGTAAAGCGTACCGATGATCTTCCCGTCGTTGGCGTACAAAACAGCTATCTAAGTGGTCATGACGAAATTCATTCGTTATCAGCTAATTTAGACGTGCCAAACATTCGTTTTTGGATGGGTTTTGGTGAGCATTATATCAACGTCTTTACCGTGCTGCAAAGCTTAGGTTTGCTATCTGAGCAGCCGGTAACGACTGCTGAAGGCTTAGAAGTTATTCCGTTAAAAGTCGTTAAAGCAGTTCTTCCTGATCCAAGCTCGCTAGCGCCAAACTATACCGGTAAAACCTGTATCGGCGACAAGGTTAAAGGTAAAAAAGACGGTGTCGATAGCGAGGTATTTATCTATAATATCTCAGACCATAAAGAAGCTTATGAAGCCATGGGTAGCCAAGGTATCTCTTATACTGCTGGCGTGCCACCAGTTGCTGCTGCCATGCTAGTTGCGACTGGCGAGTGGGATGCAGGTAAAATGGTTAACGTTGAAGAGCTTGATGCCAAACCGTTTATCAATCTATTGAATAAGATTGGTTTGCCAACGCGTATTAAAGATAGCGAAGGTGATAGGCTATTGTCGTTTGATATTTAG
- a CDS encoding IS5 family transposase translates to MPRTMLKDEHWTRLRPILLELNIYDKGNLRQTVEGILYRMRVGCPWRDLPENFGKPNTIYKAYQRWFRSNKLIALFALLIKDSDLEWVFIDGTHIKAHQHSSGGNENLQGISKSVAGRATKIHLAVDAHGNPITFILSDGTTHDVKIAPDLIDNIDLSATVTVCADKGYDSEALRAHIKQAGTRDNIPRKRNTKSSNDHMDWDLYKVRHLVENAFAKLKNYRAVATRFDKLKQSYENTVALACAYLWLKL, encoded by the coding sequence ATGCCTCGTACCATGCTCAAAGATGAACACTGGACTAGACTAAGACCTATCTTACTAGAACTGAATATTTATGACAAAGGAAATCTAAGACAAACAGTTGAAGGTATACTTTATCGAATGCGCGTTGGTTGCCCTTGGCGTGACTTACCCGAGAATTTTGGTAAGCCTAATACCATCTACAAAGCTTATCAACGCTGGTTTCGCAGTAATAAGTTGATTGCGTTGTTCGCTTTATTAATCAAAGATTCAGACCTCGAATGGGTCTTTATCGATGGTACTCATATTAAAGCGCATCAGCATAGCAGTGGTGGTAATGAGAACCTGCAAGGTATTAGCAAAAGTGTGGCAGGACGTGCCACTAAGATCCATTTAGCAGTTGATGCTCATGGTAACCCAATCACTTTTATCTTATCAGATGGCACCACTCATGATGTGAAGATAGCACCAGACTTAATTGATAACATAGATTTGAGCGCAACAGTGACCGTATGCGCCGATAAGGGTTATGATTCTGAGGCACTGCGGGCGCATATTAAACAAGCAGGGACGCGTGATAACATCCCTCGAAAACGAAACACGAAGTCCTCTAACGACCATATGGATTGGGACTTGTACAAAGTCCGCCACTTAGTAGAAAACGCTTTCGCTAAACTAAAAAACTATAGAGCAGTTGCCACAAGATTTGATAAGCTCAAGCAAAGTTATGAGAATACGGTGGCGCTTGCTTGTGCTTATCTCTGGTTGAAATTATGA
- a CDS encoding IS3 family transposase yields MIRNLAEQDKQVSKSLLFKLFGVMKSNYYYGMQPKPISLETVKHKALIRQIFNDSKQSAGARSIAAILMNEHGIKLTRYIAGKFMAQMGLKSCQLKMHKYKHADEAHKTHHNILNRNFSQTAPNQVWTGDVTYIRIKGGWCYLAVVLDLYARRIVGFAVSDSPDSMLTTKALQMAYQTRLQPIGVLFHSDQGTHYTSKKFAESVASCEGMTQSMSRRGNCWDNAPTERFFRSFKTEWMPKGGYENITEAKIAISNYIWGYYQTVRPHTFNDYLTPLEKEKRYFNKNLLSGVLN; encoded by the coding sequence TTGATAAGAAATCTGGCAGAGCAAGATAAACAGGTGAGTAAAAGCCTTTTGTTCAAGCTGTTTGGCGTGATGAAAAGCAATTACTACTATGGCATGCAGCCCAAGCCCATCAGTCTTGAAACCGTCAAGCACAAGGCATTAATTCGTCAAATATTTAACGACTCAAAGCAATCAGCAGGCGCTCGCAGCATTGCCGCCATACTAATGAATGAACACGGCATCAAGCTGACCCGCTATATAGCAGGTAAATTCATGGCGCAGATGGGGCTTAAAAGCTGTCAGTTAAAGATGCATAAATACAAGCACGCTGACGAGGCGCATAAAACGCATCACAATATCTTAAATAGAAATTTCAGTCAAACAGCACCCAATCAAGTCTGGACGGGCGATGTCACATATATTCGTATCAAAGGCGGCTGGTGCTATTTAGCTGTTGTTTTAGATTTATATGCCCGTCGTATTGTTGGCTTTGCCGTGTCAGATTCGCCTGACAGTATGCTGACAACCAAAGCGCTGCAGATGGCATATCAGACGCGCTTACAGCCAATTGGAGTGCTGTTTCACTCTGATCAGGGAACCCATTACACCAGTAAGAAGTTTGCTGAATCCGTGGCGAGTTGTGAAGGTATGACACAGAGTATGAGTCGTCGTGGTAATTGTTGGGACAACGCGCCTACTGAACGCTTCTTTAGAAGTTTTAAGACTGAATGGATGCCAAAGGGCGGTTATGAGAATATTACTGAAGCTAAGATCGCCATCAGTAATTATATCTGGGGCTATTATCAAACCGTGAGACCGCATACTTTCAACGATTATTTAACACCGCTAGAAAAAGAGAAACGATACTTTAATAAAAACCTCTTATCAGGTGTCCTAAATTAG
- a CDS encoding transposase, with amino-acid sequence MTNKRNQYTREFKLEAISLVVDHNRTIPDVADSLGIGKSTLQKWLSQYRQEMSGQAPKVGNALTDEQRELQELRKQVKRLTMERDILKKASALLALDSLNGYR; translated from the coding sequence ATGACCAACAAACGCAATCAATATACCCGAGAATTTAAATTAGAAGCCATCAGCTTAGTTGTTGATCACAACCGCACCATACCTGATGTGGCCGATTCCTTAGGGATAGGTAAATCCACCTTGCAGAAATGGCTGAGTCAATACCGTCAAGAAATGAGTGGCCAAGCACCTAAAGTCGGCAACGCTTTAACGGATGAACAGCGAGAACTTCAAGAATTGCGCAAACAAGTTAAGCGGCTGACTATGGAGCGTGACATTCTAAAAAAGGCTTCTGCTCTGCTGGCATTGGACAGTCTGAACGGCTATCGTTGA
- a CDS encoding GW dipeptide domain-containing protein: MPFDGKGIKHSYTAEIQSFDCANFDTVILGTATLNANAAQSISVSQKGKPCKAEIYESKSIENITAATKPETNASKYKQHQQFTSNELAKTYNRALYQFYDFDVNADGIKDKIITHKNDKNNVQQGDDLFIYLGTSDSKYKLSLETNNFTDEAGWFLSDITPRSDYSGFILTTYFADRGHSEQSFYFGLQDDKWLMTKYVSAGTLITGVPYYCIENHSSDISDFSYGESSGYSEAEFEKKCPPLANSYKVTANKAEILDQDFNPQTPSNYYVKGDVIEAVAKNEDWIKVSYKQDSKYGWVDKRGLKALR; encoded by the coding sequence TTGCCCTTTGATGGCAAAGGTATTAAGCATTCCTATACTGCCGAAATCCAGTCGTTTGATTGCGCCAACTTCGATACTGTCATTTTAGGCACTGCAACTTTAAACGCTAACGCTGCTCAATCAATTTCAGTAAGCCAAAAAGGCAAACCTTGCAAAGCAGAAATCTATGAGAGCAAATCAATAGAAAATATTACAGCAGCTACTAAGCCAGAAACTAATGCTAGTAAGTATAAACAACATCAACAATTTACCTCTAATGAGCTTGCAAAGACTTATAACAGAGCTTTATATCAATTTTATGATTTTGATGTGAATGCCGATGGTATTAAAGACAAAATTATTACTCATAAGAATGATAAAAATAATGTTCAACAAGGTGACGATTTATTTATTTACTTAGGAACTTCAGATAGCAAGTATAAGCTAAGTTTAGAGACTAATAACTTCACTGACGAAGCAGGATGGTTTCTAAGTGACATTACTCCTCGCTCTGATTATTCAGGGTTTATATTGACGACCTATTTTGCTGATCGTGGACATTCTGAGCAGTCATTTTATTTTGGACTACAAGACGATAAGTGGTTAATGACAAAGTATGTATCAGCAGGCACGCTTATTACAGGAGTGCCCTATTACTGTATAGAAAATCATAGCTCTGATATATCAGATTTCAGCTATGGCGAATCAAGTGGGTATTCTGAAGCAGAATTTGAAAAAAAGTGTCCGCCACTAGCGAATAGTTATAAAGTAACTGCAAATAAAGCTGAGATACTCGACCAAGATTTCAATCCGCAAACGCCCTCTAACTATTATGTAAAAGGCGATGTCATTGAGGCAGTTGCTAAAAATGAGGATTGGATAAAAGTAAGCTACAAACAGGACAGTAAATATGGCTGGGTAGATAAACGTGGCCTTAAAGCATTACGCTAG